The DNA region ACCGCCTGCGGTACTTTTGAGCATCACCGGATAACCCAGCGTAGCGGCAGCATGGGTGGCTTCCTCAACGGAGCCCAATAAGCCGGTACCGGGTGTCAGGGGAACGCCAGCTTGCTCGGCGAGTTCACGCGAGGTGTGCTTTAAGCCGAACTGGCGAATCTGTTCCGGCGTGGGACCGCAAAAGGCGATACCTTCGGCTTCACATTTTTCGCAGAAGTTGGCATTTTCAGAGAGGAACCCATAACCGGGAATAATAGCTTGGGCACCGGTTTCTTTAGCCGCGGCGAGAATCAGATCCACTTTCAGGTAGCTTTCTGCCGCGGTATTGCCGCCCAGGCATATCGCTTTGTCGCAGGCGGTGACATGGGCTGAGTTGCGGTCTGCGTCGGAGTAGACGGCCACCGATTCGATACCCATTTTTTTCAGGGTTTTAGCGATACGCACCGCGATCTCACCGCGGTTGGCAATCAGTACGGTCTTTAGCATGGTGGTTCTCCGACTCTAATGTGTGTTGCCTTGGGCATGCTGTATCTGTCGTGATGCGTGATAAGGCGAATCAATATCTAAAAAACGAACTTGTTTTTGAGTAGCACTGGTGTATCGCTATTTTTTTAAGGAGGCGATATAGGCTCGCCATCCACCCAGGCGGGTAATTTCTGTTGCGCCTTCTATTGCTGCGCCTTCACAAATAAATCCCTTTACCTCGCGCCCGTCTTTCAGGGTGAGTGTGCCTATCCCCAACGGGGCGGGAATGAGTGCGACAAAACTGCCGAAGTGCTGCAGGGGCACATCCCATAGCTCCACAATAATTTCGGCTCCTTTAACGGCTTGGTCGGCACCGCTTGTGCGAATTAATCCGGGCTTGGGTGGGGTGGTATTGGGGAGTGCAAATAAACGGTAATGGCTGGCAGTAAATGTACTTTCCACAAACAGCGCCTTGCGCTCTTGCAGTTGTACATTGAGCGGCATACCGGTGAGGTGGGCACCGACAACTGCCAGGCGCACATAGCCGGCAGGTGTATGGTTGCGCGGGTTAATTGCCGGCGCTTTGCGATCGGTAGCACCCAGGGGCAGGTTCAGGCTGGCGTGCCAGCGGCGGCCAAAGTCCACCAGCGCATCGTCCTGCCAGGCGGGAGCGATCAGGGTGATACCAAAGGGCAGTCCATCGCTGCGCATACCCGCAGGTACTGCCAGGGCCGAACAATCGGCCAGGTTGACGAAATTGGTGTAGGTACCCAGTTGGCTGTTAACTCCGACCGGGTCAGTTTCTACCTGGGCGATGGTGGGATGGCGCGGCGCAGTAGGCACCAGCAGTGCATCGATATCCTGCATCAGGGTTTGGATAACGCGCGCGAAGTCGGCGCGGCGATATTCCGCGCGATACGTATCGGTAGCGGAAAAGTTCGCCGCGTTTTCGATAATGCCGCGCACGACGGGATTCATATCGGCAGCATGGTCGCGCATAAATTCCGCGACCGCCGCGTGGCGCTCGGCCACCCAGGGGCCACCGTAGAGCAGTTGGGCGAGGGTGAACATGGGTGTGAAGTCCAGTTCTACCAGTTCAACACCGAAAGCCTGTAATTTTTGCAGGGTGGTTTGCCAGGCTGCTTCGGCGGCACTGTCGCCATACCAATCCGGCTTGGCAGGAATGGCAACACGTGGTGTTGCAGGGAAGTAGTGAGCGGGTTCCGGTTGCTGGCGCGAGTAGCCATCGGCCTGGTCAAAGCCCTGCAGCAACTGTGCTACCAGGTTTGCATCATCCACTGTCAGCGCAAATATCGATACGCAATCCAGGCTGCGGCAGGCGGGGACAACGCCCTGGGTACTGAAGCGGCCCTTAGTCGGTTTAAGGCCCACTACATTATTAAAGCCGGCGGGAACACGGCCGGAGCCGGCGGTGTCCGTACCCAGGCTAAAGGGCACCAGCCCTTGGGCGACACTGGTAGCGGAACCGGAACTGGAACCGCCGGAGACATACTCTGCCTTAAAAGAATTGGGCACAGCGCCGTAAGGCGAGCGCGTGCCCACAAGGCCAGTAGCAAACTGGTCGAGGTTGGTCTTGCCCAGGACGATGGCCCCTGCGGCCTTCAGGCGCGCTACGCTGGTTGCGTCTGCAGAGGGAATGTAAGTAAAGGCCGGGCAAGCCGCTGTAGTCGGAATACCGGCGACATCAATATTGTCTTTAACGGCGAAAGGCACGCCATAGAGGGGCAGGGCGTTGGCATCGCCCAGCTGGCTTAACGCATCCAGTTGCTGATTCAGCTCGCTGGCAGACAGCACATAAATCCAGGTGGGGTCAGCGGGGGTAATCTGGGCGCGCAATGCCTGCAGTGCGGCGCGGGGTTCGATGGATTGGCTGCGATAGGCTTCAAGCCATTCAGTAATTGTCCAGCCGTGGGTCAGATTCATGGTTATTCCTGCACTCGAAATACAATCTTGGATACAAGTTTGTATTCAGCAGAAACTGTGCCAATTGCAATTGGCTCTCCGAAAGAGGCTGGGGGATATGCACAAAATGCTTGATATTCAATGGGTTAAATGATGTAGAAAAATAGGGTGACGCATTTTTTGCCGCAAAAATCTTCCAGTTTTTATGCGCTGAATTTGTGCGTATGAGGTTGGTATGGGAGTCAGGATGGTGCGGAGGATAGTTGTTTTCATATCTCAATTATTTGAAATATTGAGATATATAAGGTGATGCTCTATGATGTTTCAAAATTTCATGTTTTTGAGATGAAGTATGATTAAGCGACCGCCTTCAAGTGACCAATTACCTAAAAGTGCCTGGGCATGGATTAGTGAGTATCAACCCGAGCGGCGATTGGAATATTTGGATTTCTATACGGTTGTCGATAGCAAAGGGCGTTATCTGCCATTTGATGAGTTTCGCCATCGGATACCTAAGGGGTTGGCAGTGGATATCGCCTGGGCCTTAACAAAAGAAGCGAGATCCCGGACGCGTCAATGGATTTTGGGGCTGGGAGAGCCTGCAAGGTTCTGTTATTACAATGACATTCCGGCTATTCAAAAAACAAAGACACTCGTTGATCAAGCGACTACAACTGCCGCGTTAGCGTGGGCCAACAGGAAAATAGGGGAAGAGCAAAACTTCTCCTATATGCTTGAGGATTTGATAGAGGATGAAGCAATCAGCAGCAGTCAATTGGAAGGTGCTGCCACGACGACCCTTGTTGCCAGGGAAATGATAAAAAGAAGGCGTGAGCCACGCACTATGGACGAACGCATGATTCTTGGTAATTTTAGAATGATGCGGTATGTGTGGGATAAAAGATCATTGCCTTTAACAACTGAGCTTATCCGGGAGTTACACGCTATTGGCGTGGCAGGGATAGATGACGAAAAATACCGGCCTGGTATTTTTCGCTCTGCTGATAATGTTGTTGTTGAGGATAGCGATGGCAATATTGTACACCAGCCACCCATATGGACGGGACTTGAGGATAGGTTGAATAGGTTATGTCATTGGGTAAATACGGATCACGATGAAATAGAAAGCCAAAACTATATTCATCCCTTGATCAAAGCAATATCGATACATTTTGCTATAGGTTATGAGCACCCATTTAACGATGGCAATGGCAGGGTTGCGCGCGCGTTGTTTTATTGGTTTTTGTTTAAAAAAGATTATGGGGCATTCCGTTATATATCCATTAGCAACCTTCTTAAGGAAGCGGCTACCCAATATGGAAAATCTTATCTCTATACTGAAACCGATGAGATGGATTTAACGTATTTTGTTGATTATCAATGTTCTGTGATCATGAGAGCGATAGCCGCATTCAAGGGTCATTGCCAGAGAACCATTGAGGATATTGAACGATTTAATAAATGGCTGTTTAACGCAGGTATTTATGCAAAACTGACTGAAAAGCAAAAAATTGTCTTTCAGGTGGCTAAAGGTAATAGCAATAGTATCTTTACGGCCAGGTATGTCGAGGAGCGTTTGGGGTGCTCTTATAATACGGCTGCCTCGGTGCTCAACGGCCTGGTCGACTTGGAACTGTTTGAGAAACGTAAGGATGGAAAAGAGTGGGTTTACCGCCTGCGCAGTAAAAACGATATTCAAAATAGCTGGACTGCCAGCTGATCCAAAGGAATTTAGTCATGGCTATGAACTGGAACCAACTTCTCTGTGCTGACCGCCTGGGCAATCGGGTGGCCAAGCATGAAGAGGGGCGCTCGCCGTTTCACTCGGATCACGACAAAATTGTGTTCTCCGGTGCCTTTCGCCGCCTGGCGCGCAAGACCCAGGTGCACCCGCTGGCCACGAATGACCATATCCACAATCGCATGACCCACAGCCTGGAGGTTGCCTGTGTCGGGCGTACCCTGGGGATTCGGGTTGGGCAGGCGCTGAAAGACAAGGGGGATTTACCCGCGTTTATCTGGCCGACAGACATCGGCGATATTGTGCAGGCGACCTGCCTGGCCCATGACATCGGCAATCCACCGTTTGGCCATACCGGTGAAGATGCGATTCGCAACTGGTTCCAAAAAGAGGGCGCTGCCTTCCTGCGCGACCTTTCACCCTCAGAGCAGGACGATATTCGCGTCTTTGAAGGTAATGCCCAGGGCCTGCGGGTATTAACCACTTCGGAGTATCACCAGTACCATGATGGTATGCGCTTGACTTACGCCACCCTGGCGTCCTCGATCAAATATCCCTGGACCTCCACGCCGACGGTCCTGGGCAAACGCCCGAAAGATAACAAGTACGGTATTTTCCAATCCGAACTGCACTACTTCCATGAAATTGCCCACAGGACAGGGCTGATTGAGCGAGGTAATAATTGGTATTGTCGCCATCCACTGGTGTATTTAATGGAAGCGGCCGATGACTTTTGTTACGGCATTATTGACCTGGAAGATGGCCTGGAGATGGGCATTCTCAATTGGACTGAAATTTATGAACTCCTGCGTCCGGTGATTGCAGACTCTCCGCAGATGGATGACCTCGAACGCTTATTGAAAAAAGTCAATGACGGCCGCAAACCGGCGCTGGTGCGCGGTAAGGTGATTGATGCGTTTATCAATGCGGGTACCCAGGCGTTTATCAAACACCAGGAAGCCTTTTTAAATGGCGAAGTTGAAGGCGACCTGATTTCACTCTGTGCTCCGGAAGTACATAGTGCGGTACAGGCTGCAAAGGATTTGGCCAAACGCAAAATTTTTAATCACTCACGCCGTGTGGAATTGGAAATCGGTGCATACACTGTGATCGGGACACTGCTCAATACTATTTGTGGCGCTGTCTATGCGTCGTTGGGGGATCCGGCACAAATGACCTACAAAGATAATCGGGTCATGGCGTTAATTGGCGAAAACAATTTCCATCCGCTGGTCAGCCAGAAAGCGCAAAACTACCAATACCTGGCATTGATGGCAGTCATTGATTACATCAGTGGTATGACGGATAACTATGCTACCAATCTGGCCAAGCAATTTAACGGTATGGGTTATTCCCATTATTGATAACAGTGCCTCAATTAACCGCCTTACGATCTTCAATATGTCTGTAACAAATCGTAAAACTTGTATGGGGTAAACTGGCGATGCAGCTGGTAACAACACGCCAGTTATTGGTGGGCTTATTGGTTGTGCTGGTAAGTGCTACACCATTGTTTTTTATAGGTGGCCCCGATGGGGTATCGCCACCTTTGTACCAGGCGTTGTGGGATTGCGGGCATATCCTGTTTTTCGCGTTTCTGGGGGCCGCTATTCATTTGCTGTTGAGCCTGCGCCAGTCGGCCCTGACCCTGCCTCTGGTTGTTGGCTGGAGCCTGGCTGTCCTGTTTGCGGGAGGGTTGATCGAGTTGGCGCAAGGGTATGTGGGGCGCAACGCCGATTGGCAGGATGTCTTTAATAACCTTGTGGGGTTATGGTTGGGAATGGCCTGGATCAGGCCGGAGCGGGTGCACTGGCGTTGGCGGCTACCGGTGTTGTTACTGATGATTCCGTCATTGATGCCAGTCGTGGTATCGGCATTGGTGCAGTGGCAACAGGCGCGCACATTCCCGCTTCTGGCGGGTTTTGAGTCATCCCTGGAGTTGCAGCGCATCAATGGTCGGGTGGAAATATCCCCTGAGCATTTCATCCAGGGAGAGCATGCCCTCAAGGTATCTCTGGGAGGGACTGGCTATTCAGGTGCCCATGTAAAGCTCTTTCAGGGGGACTGGTCTGTTTATGCTGTGCTGGCAATGGAACTCTATAACCCGGGAGCTACGCCTTTATCGATGACCCTGCGTATCAGCGATCGCCAGCATGAGCGGGGAGAGCAGGCTTATAACGATCGCTTTAATCGATCCCTGGTGCTATTACCCGGCTGGAACCGGATTCGCATTCCCGTTAAGGACATCCGCAAGGCACCGGCCAAACGCCAAATGAACCTGGGGGAGATACACCGGATTGGAATCTTTGCAACCCGCTTGCCGGCGCCTGCGGTGGTGTATTGGGATAACCTGCGCCTGGAATAGTAGATAGCG from Cellvibrio japonicus Ueda107 includes:
- the atzF gene encoding allophanate hydrolase, whose protein sequence is MNLTHGWTITEWLEAYRSQSIEPRAALQALRAQITPADPTWIYVLSASELNQQLDALSQLGDANALPLYGVPFAVKDNIDVAGIPTTAACPAFTYIPSADATSVARLKAAGAIVLGKTNLDQFATGLVGTRSPYGAVPNSFKAEYVSGGSSSGSATSVAQGLVPFSLGTDTAGSGRVPAGFNNVVGLKPTKGRFSTQGVVPACRSLDCVSIFALTVDDANLVAQLLQGFDQADGYSRQQPEPAHYFPATPRVAIPAKPDWYGDSAAEAAWQTTLQKLQAFGVELVELDFTPMFTLAQLLYGGPWVAERHAAVAEFMRDHAADMNPVVRGIIENAANFSATDTYRAEYRRADFARVIQTLMQDIDALLVPTAPRHPTIAQVETDPVGVNSQLGTYTNFVNLADCSALAVPAGMRSDGLPFGITLIAPAWQDDALVDFGRRWHASLNLPLGATDRKAPAINPRNHTPAGYVRLAVVGAHLTGMPLNVQLQERKALFVESTFTASHYRLFALPNTTPPKPGLIRTSGADQAVKGAEIIVELWDVPLQHFGSFVALIPAPLGIGTLTLKDGREVKGFICEGAAIEGATEITRLGGWRAYIASLKK
- a CDS encoding Fic family protein — encoded protein: MIKRPPSSDQLPKSAWAWISEYQPERRLEYLDFYTVVDSKGRYLPFDEFRHRIPKGLAVDIAWALTKEARSRTRQWILGLGEPARFCYYNDIPAIQKTKTLVDQATTTAALAWANRKIGEEQNFSYMLEDLIEDEAISSSQLEGAATTTLVAREMIKRRREPRTMDERMILGNFRMMRYVWDKRSLPLTTELIRELHAIGVAGIDDEKYRPGIFRSADNVVVEDSDGNIVHQPPIWTGLEDRLNRLCHWVNTDHDEIESQNYIHPLIKAISIHFAIGYEHPFNDGNGRVARALFYWFLFKKDYGAFRYISISNLLKEAATQYGKSYLYTETDEMDLTYFVDYQCSVIMRAIAAFKGHCQRTIEDIERFNKWLFNAGIYAKLTEKQKIVFQVAKGNSNSIFTARYVEERLGCSYNTAASVLNGLVDLELFEKRKDGKEWVYRLRSKNDIQNSWTAS
- a CDS encoding deoxyguanosinetriphosphate triphosphohydrolase — encoded protein: MAMNWNQLLCADRLGNRVAKHEEGRSPFHSDHDKIVFSGAFRRLARKTQVHPLATNDHIHNRMTHSLEVACVGRTLGIRVGQALKDKGDLPAFIWPTDIGDIVQATCLAHDIGNPPFGHTGEDAIRNWFQKEGAAFLRDLSPSEQDDIRVFEGNAQGLRVLTTSEYHQYHDGMRLTYATLASSIKYPWTSTPTVLGKRPKDNKYGIFQSELHYFHEIAHRTGLIERGNNWYCRHPLVYLMEAADDFCYGIIDLEDGLEMGILNWTEIYELLRPVIADSPQMDDLERLLKKVNDGRKPALVRGKVIDAFINAGTQAFIKHQEAFLNGEVEGDLISLCAPEVHSAVQAAKDLAKRKIFNHSRRVELEIGAYTVIGTLLNTICGAVYASLGDPAQMTYKDNRVMALIGENNFHPLVSQKAQNYQYLALMAVIDYISGMTDNYATNLAKQFNGMGYSHY